From Pleurocapsa sp. PCC 7319:
TATACATTAAAATTTAGCGACGCACTGTAAGAATGTATCTACCTTTACCCCCTTCGTCATAGGCATTAACAATTACGTTATAAATGCCATTTTCGGGGATGATTACCCTAATGCGAGCATTACTATTGTCTTCGCTAATATCATCGTTCTGCTCAATAATATTTCCTTGATCGTCAATTAAAGCGACAAAGGCATCAAACTCATCACTTTCTAAATAAATGATAAAGGAGTCTCCTGCTTTTCCTTCTAAAGGATAAGAATCATAAAAACTCCCATCGTCCTCAATTATGCGATCGCCTTCCTCTAAAGAACCTCGTTCGACATTTTCTAGTAAACGTGAACTATCAGAGGCAGTAGCTACTTGTTCTTCTGAATTATCTGTTTCTTCTGAATTATCTGTTCCAGCTTCAAACATCTCAATATCTTCTGGATCTTGATTATTAGCTGATTCTAATTCTTCTTCTTTGTCTAATTCTTCCTCTGAATCCTCTTCTAAATCTAGATCTGGATTATTTATTGCTTCTAGTTCCTCTGGCTCCAATTCTTCCTCTACTAAGGATTCTTCATCATCATTGTTATCAATGTTGTCTGCCTCTTCTTCTACCAGCTCTTCATTAGCTTCTGCTAATTCTTCTTGTTCCTCAATGTCAGCTTGAGAGATTTCAATTTCTTCTTCTGGAGCAGACTCTTCAGATTCCGAAGTTGATGGGATTACATCGGGAAGATCACCAGGAGTCGAGGGTACCTGTGGTAATGGTGGTTTAGGTAGAACAGGAGTTTCTGCTACTTTGTCATTGTCATTTGAAGGATCTGTTATTGGAGCAGCTGGCGAATCTGGATTGACCTCCCTTACTGTTGTTTCGGGTTTATTGGCAGTAGTTGTATTTGACGTTGTTTCTACGTTTGATTGTGGTTCGACCTTAGCAACATCGGTTGCTGAATCGGAATAGGCGATCGCACATACCTTGGTGTATCTAGGATCTGGTTTACAGACGACTCCCGTATTCTCTAAATCTGGACTTAAAAGACTGTTACGGCGACGGCGATCAGGAAATAGTTCGTCTACTACCAGACTCATCACGATTCCCTTAGCTGTAACTCTACCGTAGCTAATATTCTGAATATTGTTAGCAGTAGCAAAATTTTCTAGTTGATTATTCGCCGTGGCTAAAATTTGCTCGGAGGTATCTAGAGGAGATAAGGGCTGTTGATTTTTTAAAATTGCGATCGCTTCTTCTAAAGCCTTCAATCCTCTATTAGTTCTAATCGGCTTTTCTCCAGGTAATTTGAGCCAGACACCATCATAGTATTGCCGTTGTTCTTGCAACCATTGAGCATAACCTTGAGGGTCAGTTCTAACTCGGTTAATCTCGGATAGTATTGCAGGCTCTAGTTCGGTTTGGTCAGTATTATCCTCTTGTCTATTTGTCTGCTGTGCTGCTAAGTTTTGGACACTCACACGAGGATTTGGAATACCTAAAAATAAACAATTAATGATTAAACTAAAAATGCAGAGCTTAAAACTGGGTATATACACTTTGATCATCTCAGTTTCGTATATTATATAACGTCAAAAAGCGATTGCAAATATCCCCACAAAAGCCTTTTCTTGCATTTGGTCAGAACAACAATTTCCAGTATTTTTCACTTCATACTTTCTGGTTCATCAATAATTTAAGCAACCACTTCCTTATTGTAAATAAACTTACAAAAAAAAACGATTCAATGAAGCTTGAAAGATCTCTCTCAATTATCACCGTATCGCTTTTAACTATTAATTCTAAGAGCCAAAACTGATGGCTTAGATTTTAGTATTTACCTGATTGGCATTTTAATTAACCTTCTGGCTCAATTGCCGAAGGATCTAGACCCGTATAAGCTCTTGCTGTCTTATCATCTAAAATGACATTTTCGTCGTCACTCAGATTTTTATAAGAACGGCGGGGAGTTTCATCTGGGCTAGCGTTAATGTCTTCTCCCAAGCGATAAGATTCAAAATCGCCACCATAGCCATATACTGCATTACTTCGTAGAGAAGAATCCATATCACCACGGACGTTCATTGGTTCATCATGGGTATTAAAACCACTACCGGCAGGAATCAGACGACCAATAATGACATTTTCTTTGAGTCCTCTCAGCCAGTCCGATTTACCTTCAATTGCTGCCTCAGTTAAAACTCTAGTAGTTTCCTGGAAGGAAGCCGCTGAAATAAAGCTATCGGTATTCAAGGATGCCTTAGTAATTCCTAACAGTACAGGAGTATATTGAGCCGGAGCACCTCCAGTAATAGACATAGCTTCGTTAACCTGTTCAATTTGACGTAACTCCAACAGTTCTCCCGGCAGAATGATAGTATCCCCCCCATCATCAACTCTAACTTTAGCAGTCATTTGTCTGACGATTACTTCAATGTGCTTATCAGAGATATCAATTCCCTGACTTTGGTAAACAGACTGTACCTGGCGAACTAAGAATAACTGGGCTTTTTGTAAGCCAATTAGAGATGCTTCATAACATCCTTTTTCAGGTAAGTGATAATTAAAGTAGGTCTCCAAAATCTCATGAGGATTAGCAGGTCCATCGGTTAGTGGTTCTCCTGCTTCTACGACCTGTCCATCACTAACGATGGCATTTTGCCCTGGTTTAATGGGATAGTCGCTAACTACTCCATCGTCTTCAATAATTTTGATATCTACAGTCTCGTTTTCTTCGTAGACGACTTGACAAACTCCAGAGCTGCGACTGAGAACACAAGCTTCCTTGGGTTTACGAGCTTCCAACAGTTCTTCAATACGTGGTAAACCTTGAATAATATCCCCTGTTTTAGAACGTTCAAATACTAGTAGAACCAAATTGTCACCACGCTGTACTAAGTCACCATGATCGATATGCAGTACTGCCCCTTGAGATACACGGTAAGGTCTTGTATGACGCAGAATTATCCTGGTTTTGCCTTCGGCTTTTTCGGTTATCTCAACAACCCGTCCTGATTGTTCTGTCCTGACTCCTGGAGCAATTTCACTACCAGATACAAGCAAATCTCCTTCTTTACAGTTGCAATCATTTTGGGCAACATCCAACTCATGAGTAATCAGATCGCTATCACGCACTACTAGGATACGACGAATAGCTTCAGAACCTTCTTGAATCCCCTGTACTTCTCCAGAAGATTTACATTGAATTTCAGTACGAGCAATAGTTGCACCTTTGGTAATTTCCTGACCATCTTTTACCAAAACTCTAGTTTGAATCTGTCCACTATGAGGATCGACATCGGTATCCCTTCTTAATACCAAAGATTCCAAAATTACCATCTGCAATCTTTTAGTATCAGAGTCATCGTCATCTGGTTGTAATTCGATGTCAGCACTTAGATTAGCAATTACATCTGATTCTTCGGTAGTATCGATTTCTAAGACTAATTGAGTACTTAGCAGAGATAGACTACTGACAGATTTAACTCGCTCTCCATCTTTATAAAATATTCTCTGTACAGAGCGTAATTCAATTTGACGACCATCATCTTGATTAATCGAAGCTTGAGAAGGAATTGAAGGTTCGTCTGCCACTTCAAACTCTTTGACTGGTCGTAAGATCAGAGCTGGTCCTTCAGTAGTTTCTACTACCTCTCCGTATCTCAGTTCTTCTACTGTTACTCCAGGCAGAACTTCTGTTCCTGGTTGAATTAGCTGTTCATGCCAATCACTCTTAGGATCATCTAGTTGGTGAATTTCTCCTGGTTTAATAATAATTTCCCGTAGAATGTCATTCTTTTGGACTACTTCGGCAATCCCCGAAGATTGACAGAATACGTCTTTAACAACCTCAGCACCGGCCTCTACATACTCTCCATCTTCAACGATCAAAAGTGATATATCTTTATTGACTTCATGGCTTTCTTCAGGAATCCACAGCAAAGAACCGCCTTTCTCAATTTCATAACCTTGTTTACGATTACCTTTACCAATGGTCAGACCGCCATATTTAATAATTCCGCCCGTTTCTGTGCGATAGCGATCATCGATTAACTCCGCAACAATTTGATTGTTTTGGACTTTTGTGCCAGGGGTAGCTTTAAGCAAGAACTTACGATTATCGGCAGTATAAATAATATATTGTTCGCGACCACCATCACTTTCAATTCTAACTTTGGCTTGGTCAAGAGATACCGAAGCGGTAACAATCTCAATCTCCCTGCTATCGGGTGACATTCTCACAACACCACCATTGGCGGCTGTTAGTCTAGTTTGCGCTAATATATCTCCTGGGTTAACTTTGTCGCCATTTTTCACGCTGGCTTCTGCACCAGGAAGTAAATTGTATACTTCCCCTGATAAAATCCACAGTAATCCAGCTCTTTGAGCTATGCGAGTAGTATTACCCTGGCGGTCTTTTTTATCCTCAGGTATGAGATCGGCAAAGACAACTTCTCCTGCTAAGTCAGAAGTTACGTCCTTAGCTGCCTTTTCAGTTGATTTTTGAACCTTAACTTTGGCGACTTCTACTAGCAGTTGTCCTTTTTTAACTTCTTCTCCATCTTTGACGTATACCAATGAACCTGCTGTTAAAGCAGTGCTAACGGTTTTACCTTTATTGGGGATTAATTGGATATCTCCCACGGTTTCTACCTGTTCTCGTACGTCTCCGTGACGAGTCCGAATTTGACGGGTGGTTAAACCTGTACCGAACTTAACCTTACCATCTGCCTTAGCTCTGATTTGCCGAGCTACTTCTCCTGTAAATACACCACCAGTATGGAAGGTACGCATAGTGAGCTGAGTACCTGGTTCTCCAATAGACTGAGCAGCAATAATCCCCACTGCTTCTCCCATATCTACCATGTGTCCGTGGGCAAGACTCCAACCGTAGCAATTTTGACAGACGGAACGAGCTGCTTCGCAAGTTAGAGGAGAACGCACCATGACTGTATCTACGCGATCGCCTAATTCTTTGGCTAATTCACGATTGATGTGCTGGTTACGAGGAGCAATTACTTCTTTAGTTTTTTTGTCTACGACATCTTCACCTAAAACTCTACCTAAAAGACGGTCTGATAGAGGAATCAAAGTGCGATCGCCGTCTTTCATAGCACTTAAAGTGATACCTCGCTGGGTACCACAGTCTACTTCTCGCACAATCACGTCTTGGGAAACGTCTACTAAACGACGAGTTAGATAACCAGAGTCAGCTGTACGCAAAGCTGTATCTACCAGACCTTTTCGCGCACCATAAGACGAGATAATGTATTCAGTGACAGTTAATCCCTCACGGAAATTAGTTTTAATTGGGAGGTCAATAATTTCCCCTTGCGGATCGGCCATCAAACCACGCATACCTACTAGCTGACGTACCTGAGACAAATTACCCCTCGCACCACTAAAAGCCATCATATAAACAGAATTTAGAGGATCAGTAGCACGAAAATTGGTTACTACTTCATCTTTTAGGTTTTCCGAAGTGCTATTCCAGGTATCAATTACTTTTTGGAAACGTTCTACTTCGGTGATTTCACCACGAGCATATCGATCCTCAGTTTCCCTAATTTCCACTTCTGCTGCTTCCAGCAACTCAGCTTTAATTGGTGGTACTTTTAAATCATCGACGCTAATGGAAACCCCCGCTACCGTAGCATAGCGAAAGCCCATTTCCTTAAGTAAATCAGCCATGGTCGCACTGCGAGCCGAGCCATATTCGGTATAAGACAAAGTCATCAATTTTTTCAGACGACCTTTATCAACGATGTGATTATAAAATTTCATTCTTAGTTTTTCCCGTTCCTAGCTATTAAAAGTCTCTAATCTCTCAGATTGAGCGATGTTGCTTATACCGTTGCTGTTAAAGCATTTTGTACGGTCTTGTTATAAATAATTCGACCGATAGTAGTCTCTATATACTGGGCAATTTGTTCTCCTTCAGGGGACTTTCTCACAAATCTTTGGCGATAATACTCAATCTTGCTACCATCAACCAAAGTTTCTGATTCCAAAACCTCATTGTCGGGTTTATCTGTTTCTACTTCTCCCTCATAACGTAGCCAGACATAGGCATGAATATCCACTTGTCCCTGCTCATAAGCTTTGATGGCGTCATCCAGGTTGCCAAAACGACGACCTTGTCCTTTAGTTGCCTGAGGATTTTCGGCAGTCAGATAATAGCAACCTAAAACCATATCTTGAGAGGGTGCGACAATTGGTCTTCCCGTGGCGGGAGAGAGAATATTATGACAAGCTAGCATTAGCAATCTAGCCTCAGCTTGGGCTTCTAGTGACAAGGGAACATGTACCGCCATCTGGTCACCATCAAAGTCAGCATTAAATGCCGGACAAACTAAGGGATGCAGTTGAATTGCCCTACCTTCGACTAAAATTGGCTCAAATGCTTGAATACCTAAACGGTGCAAGGTAGGAGCCCGGTTTAACATTACTGGATGTCCAGCAATTACTTCTTTAAGTACCTCGTAGACACTGGGGTCGTTGCGCTGAATTAGTTTTTTGGCGGCTTTGATATTATTGACCATACCGCTATTGATTAAACGATGGATCACAAAGGGTTGAAACAACTCGATCGCCATTTCCCTAGGCAAGCCACACTGATAAATCTTCAGTTTAGGACCAACCACAATTACAGAACGTCCTGAATAATCAACCCGTTTACCCAATAAGTTTTGGCGAAAACGTCCTTGCTTACCCTCAATAATGTCTGAGAGAGATTTAAGAGGACGATTGTTGGCACCAACAACTGTCCGACCGCGACGACCATTATCGATCAGAGCATCTACAGCCTCTTGTAGCATCCGTTTTTCATTACGGACAATAATTTCTGGAGCTAAAATCTCTTGCAGTCTAGCTAAACGATTGTTGCGGTTAATTACTCGTCGATAAAGATCGTTCAGGTCAGAAGTAGCAAAACGACCACCATCTAGCTGTACCATCGGACGTAGATCGGGAGGAATTACGGGAATAGCCGTAACTACCATCCACTCTGGACGAGAACCTGTCGCCACAAAGTTATCAATTACCCGCAGACGTTTAATTAACTTAGCTCTTTTCTGTCCTTTAGCATCGTTAATTTGCTCACGTAGTTTCTCGGCTTCTTCTTCTAAATTAACTTCTTCTAAAAGCCGTTGAACCGCTTCAGCACCAATACCTACTTCAACCCCGACTAATTCAGAGTCTTCGCTATAAAGCTGGTCTTCAATTTCAATCCACTGATCTTCAGTCAACAACTGTTTGGCAGATAAATTGCCTGCATTGCCAGGATCGAGAACTACATACGCGTTAAAATAAACTACCTGTTCTACATCTCGTAACGGCATATCAAGTAAGATACTCAAATAGCTAGGAATACCCTTGAGATACCAAACATGAGTCACAGGTGCTGCGAGCTTAATATAGCCCATACGATGACGGCGTACCCGTGACTCTGTAACTTCCACTCCACAACGCTCACAGACAATTCCGCGATGGCGTACGCGTTTGTATTTACCGCAATGACATTCCCAGTCCTTGGCTGGACCAAAAATGCGCTCACAAAATAACCCGTCCATTTCAGGTTTGAGAGTACGGTAGTTAATCGTTTCTGGTTTAGTTACCTCGCCAACTAATTGACCGTTAGGCAGAGTTCTTTCTCCCCATTGACGAATTCGCTCTGGAGAGGCAATACCAATTTTTACGTAATCAAATCGCTGTTCTATTTGGTTTCTCATTATTGACTGAATATTAGGGATAGGGATTAGTTGTTTCTTGACAAGAAACGAAGGCAGAAGAAATACTTTCTTCATCCTTCATAACCCATCATTCATCCTTTAAAAGCTATACTTCTTCGGTGGTTTCTTCTCGCTGTAAAGATTCATAAGTAGGACGATTAGGAGTACGACGAGGAGTATCTGCCATTAAATCCACTTCAACATCACGACTGCTACCATCCTCTAACGCCTCCAATTTATGAACCGCGATATCTAACCCTAAAGACTGCAATTCTCGCATCAATACTTTGAAGGATTCTGGGGTACCAGGGCGAGGAATCGGTTTCCCTTTAACAATGGCGTTTAGCGCCTCGTTTCGTCCCTGCATATCGTCAGATTTAACCGTCAATAACTCTTGTAGAGTATAGGCTGCACCATAGGCTTCTAATGCCCATACCTCCATTTCTCCAAAGCGTTGTCCCCCCTGTTGTGCTTTACCGCCTAAAGGCTGTTGAGTAACTAGAGAGTAAGGACCAGTAGAACGAGCGTGAATCTTGTCGTCTACCAGATGAACCAGCTTAAGCATATAAGCCTTACCTATGGTTACAGGACGATCAAATGGTTCTCCTGTGCGTCCGTCAAAGACTTGGATTTTTCCGGGGTTTTGCTCATCATATACCCAAGATCTACCTGGTTTACGAGCAGCTTCCTGAATTTTGCCATGTACAGTTTCTCGAGATGCTTCTTTGCCATACATCTCATCAAAAGGCATCATTTTGAAACGCATTGCCAAGTTTTCCCCAGCCCAGCCCAAGAGACACTCAAACACCTGTCCCACATTCATCCGCGAAGGAACACCCAAGGGATTGAGGGCGATATCAATCGGCGTACCATCAGGAAGATAGGGCATATCTTCAATCGGCAAAATACGGGAAATAATTCCTTTGTTGCCATGACGACCTGCCATTTTATCCCCTACTTGAATCTTACGTTTTTGAGCCACGTAGATTCTGACTACCATGTTTGCTCCAGGGGGCAGCTCGTCACCCTGTTCTCTGGTAAAGACACGAACATCTACTACCCTACCTTTCTCTCCATTAGGAACTCGTAGGGAATTATCACGAACATCCCTAGCTTTTTCGCCAAAGATTGCTCTCAAGAGCTTTTCTTCTGGAGGCTGATCGGATTCTCCTTTGGGAGTCACTTTACCAACTAGGATTTCTCCCGCTTCTACCCAAGCACCAATATGAATAATGCCCCGTTCGTCTAGGTTGCGCAAAGCATCTTCCCCAACATTAGGAATTTCTCTGGTGATTTCCTCTGGTCCTAATTTGGTTTGTCGAGCTTCAATTTCAAATTTTTCGACGTGAATACTAGTGTAAACATCATCATAAACTAGACGTTCGCTGATTAAGATGGCATCTTCATAGTTGTAACCTTCCCAGGGCATATAGGCGATTAAAACATTCTGTCCTAAGGCTAGTTCTCCACCTTCAGTAGAGGAGCCGTCTGCCAAGACCTGTCCTGGGACAACATCTTCTCCTGCATAAACCAAAGGTCGCTGATTTAAACAAGTATCTTGATTAGAACGCTGGTATTTCTGTAATTTATATGTGATTTCCTCCCCAGGGTCGGGGGCATACAATCCATTGTTCCCCTCTTCTACTCTGACCCTAACAACATTAGCGTCAACATAAGTCACAATTCCGTGAGTTCGTGACACCACAACCATCCCAGAATCTCGAGCAGCTTGAGCTTCTAAGCCAGTACCAACTAAAGGACGCTCTGGTCTCAAGAGAGGTACAGCTTGACGCTGCATATTGGAACCCATTAGGGCGCGGTTGGCATCATCATGCTCCAAGAAGGGAATCAAACTAGTAGCTACTGAGACAATCTGCACCGGAGAAATAGCTACATAATCAACTTCATCTGAAGCACAGGTGGAAAATTCTTGACGGTAACGAATGGCGATCGTATCTCCCAGAATATAGCCATCATCATCTGTAGCCACATCTCCTGGTGCCACTCTCATGTCGTCTTCTTCATCAGCAGTGAGGTACACAGGCGCATCATCACGCAATACACGACCATTCTTCACTGGATAATAAGGCGTGGCAATAAAACCATAGGGATTTACTCGGGCATAAGTAGCTAATGAACCAATTAATCCAGCGTTAGGTCCTTCAGGAGTTTCCACCGGACAAATTCGACCATACTGAGTAGGATGAATGTCTCGAACAGCAAAACCCGCTCTTTCTCGAGTTAATCCCCCTGGACCAAGGGCTGAAAGACGACGTTTATGGGTTAATTCGGCTAGGGGATTAGTTTGATCCATGAACTGGGATAACTGGGACGAACCAAAGAATTCTTTGATCGCAGCTACCAATGGTTTAGGATTGACTAAAGCTGCTGGAGTTAAGCTATTAGCCTCGCTGACTGTCATCCGTTCACGAATAATTCTTTCGAGACGATTTAAACCGACCCTCACTTGGTTTTGCAGCAATTCTCCAACGGAACGTACTCGGCGATTGCCTAAGTGGTCGATGTCATCGGTGCTACCACCGTCGAATTCTAAGTTAATTAGATAGGCTACTGCTGCCAAAATATCAGTAGTGGTTAGTACTCTGGTGGTATCGGGAACCGTAAGACGCAGCTTTTTATTAAGTTTATAACGACCAACCCGTCCTAAATCATAGCGTTTAGAATCGAAGAAGCGTGATTCTAATAGTTGCTGCCCACCACTAACAGTAGGAGGTTCTCCAGGACGTAGCTTACGATAAAGCTCTAACAAGGCTTCTTCTTCGCTGGGGTTCCCCTCTTTGTCTAAAGTCTTCTGATAAAAGTCAGGATGGCGAATTCCATCCATGATCTCATTGTCGCTCAAACCGATCGCCTTTAATAGCACCTGAGCTGAAAGCTTCCGGGTTTTATCGATTCTGACCCAAACTAAACCATTTTTATCAGTTTCAAACTTTAACCAAGCTCCTCGGTTGGGAATTAACGACGCAGAATAAGTACGACGACCATTTTTATCGGTTTCCGCTTTATAGTAAACTCCAGGAGAACGCACAATCTGGTTGACAATTACCCTTTCCGCACCATTGATAATAAAAGTTCCCCGGTCGGTCATTAAGGGCAAATCCCCGACAAACACCTCCATTTCCTTGATTTCACCGCTTTCTTTATCGATTAAACGGGTCGGAACATAAACTTGAACGTTATAAGTGCTATCGCGGCGTTTAGCCTCTTCCATAGAATACTTAGGTTCTTTGAGCCGATAGTTTTCCCCCAGGAAATGTAGCTCAAATTTACCAGTGTAATCAGTGATTGGGGAAAAACTATTAAGTTCTTCGATTAATCCCTCTTCTAGAAACCAACGAAAGCTAGAACGCTGAATTTCAATTAAGTCTGGTAGCAGGTTATAAGTCAGATTAGTCATGAAGATTATGGCTCTTGATACTATGTTTGAGTTTTTCGGCTCTGAGAAAAAGTTGAAAACTAAAGTTTAAAGTTTATTATTTAGAATTTAGAGAAGTTAAATGGCAATTTATTGCTAACTCTTTAGCTGAATGTTAAATAAACGACAAGCGTTCTCCGTAGTCTGCTCAGCTATACTCTCCAAGGAGACTTGGCGTAGTTGAGCAACATGTTCAGCTACGTGCAATACATAAGAAGGTTCATTAGTTTTACCTCGGCGAGGAACAGGAGCCAAAAAAGGACAGTCTGTCTCAATTAGTAGGCGATCGCTGGGCACCATTTTAGCTGCTGTTTGCACTTGCTTGGCGTTTTTAAAAGTAACAATACCGCTATAGCTGATATAGAAACCTAGATCGAGAAACCACCCAGTTTCTTCTTTATTTCCTCCCCAGCAGTGCATAACCCCTGGAACTGCTCCTTCAGTTTGCCAAAAGTCAGTCAATAATTCCTTTAAACTAGCTGCCGCCTCGCGACAGTGAATAATGACCGGCTTGTCGAGTTCTTTGGCTATTCTCAACTGCTCTTGTAAAGCGACAATCTGTATTTTCTGGTTATCGGCTTTATAGTAATCTAAACCTGTTTCACCAATAGCCACTACACGGACATCTGAAGCCGCTAGGGACTTTATTTCCTTTGCGGTGCTATCTTGCCACTTATCGGCATCTAAGGGATGTAACCCAACCGCAAAAGACAATTCAGGGAAACGATCCGCTAAGGACTGTATTCCCTGAAACTCTTTAGGTTCTACACAAGAATGTACCAAGTGGACTACACCTGCTTCCTGCCAACGCTGCTTTAACGAGCTTAAATTCCCTTGAAAAACATCGAAATTGATGTGAACATGGGTATCTATTAACTGCATTTACTTGGTGTATCGCTTGTTATCAAAATATATTTGTATTAATTAAGGCTCGACACTTAGCTTAAGAAAGAGCTGCATAATTCAACAATTCAGACTTAAGAAGCTGTCGCATTTTTCAATATTCTAGCTATGCGGGCTTTTTTCCTGGCTCCATTGTTTTTATGCAAGACATTGCGCTTAACTGCTTTGTCTATTTTACTGTAAGCTGCCGACATAGCTTGCTTAACAGTTTCTAGATTTTCTGGAGTGGGTTCGGCTGTATATGTTTCTACCGCACCAAAATATTTTTTAGTAAGCGTTCTGAGGGCAGATTTGTACGTTTTATTACGCAGACGATTGCGCTCTGCTGTTCTGATACGTTTGATTGCCGATTTGGAATTAGCCACAGGAAGTTATTATTTTTGTGAGTAAATTTGAAATTATACATAAACAGGATTTATCAATATAGCAACAATTTGACAAATGTGTCAAGCTAAAAAATATATTATTATACTTTAATTTTTATTAGCGTCGAGCTTTTACTCGATTTTGAGACTCTTGCCGCCTGGATGATTGCGCCTTCAAGTGTCTAGTCGATTTTTTAAATAGAGTGCCATGCATTAACTTAGTGGTGTAGGCGATCGCCATTAGGGTGGTAACAAAACCGATAACTGAAGCTACAATCTGTCTAGGATCGTTGTTTCCTGAGAGCAAAT
This genomic window contains:
- a CDS encoding DNA-directed RNA polymerase subunit gamma — protein: MRNQIEQRFDYVKIGIASPERIRQWGERTLPNGQLVGEVTKPETINYRTLKPEMDGLFCERIFGPAKDWECHCGKYKRVRHRGIVCERCGVEVTESRVRRHRMGYIKLAAPVTHVWYLKGIPSYLSILLDMPLRDVEQVVYFNAYVVLDPGNAGNLSAKQLLTEDQWIEIEDQLYSEDSELVGVEVGIGAEAVQRLLEEVNLEEEAEKLREQINDAKGQKRAKLIKRLRVIDNFVATGSRPEWMVVTAIPVIPPDLRPMVQLDGGRFATSDLNDLYRRVINRNNRLARLQEILAPEIIVRNEKRMLQEAVDALIDNGRRGRTVVGANNRPLKSLSDIIEGKQGRFRQNLLGKRVDYSGRSVIVVGPKLKIYQCGLPREMAIELFQPFVIHRLINSGMVNNIKAAKKLIQRNDPSVYEVLKEVIAGHPVMLNRAPTLHRLGIQAFEPILVEGRAIQLHPLVCPAFNADFDGDQMAVHVPLSLEAQAEARLLMLACHNILSPATGRPIVAPSQDMVLGCYYLTAENPQATKGQGRRFGNLDDAIKAYEQGQVDIHAYVWLRYEGEVETDKPDNEVLESETLVDGSKIEYYRQRFVRKSPEGEQIAQYIETTIGRIIYNKTVQNALTATV
- a CDS encoding DNA-directed RNA polymerase subunit beta', with the protein product MKFYNHIVDKGRLKKLMTLSYTEYGSARSATMADLLKEMGFRYATVAGVSISVDDLKVPPIKAELLEAAEVEIRETEDRYARGEITEVERFQKVIDTWNSTSENLKDEVVTNFRATDPLNSVYMMAFSGARGNLSQVRQLVGMRGLMADPQGEIIDLPIKTNFREGLTVTEYIISSYGARKGLVDTALRTADSGYLTRRLVDVSQDVIVREVDCGTQRGITLSAMKDGDRTLIPLSDRLLGRVLGEDVVDKKTKEVIAPRNQHINRELAKELGDRVDTVMVRSPLTCEAARSVCQNCYGWSLAHGHMVDMGEAVGIIAAQSIGEPGTQLTMRTFHTGGVFTGEVARQIRAKADGKVKFGTGLTTRQIRTRHGDVREQVETVGDIQLIPNKGKTVSTALTAGSLVYVKDGEEVKKGQLLVEVAKVKVQKSTEKAAKDVTSDLAGEVVFADLIPEDKKDRQGNTTRIAQRAGLLWILSGEVYNLLPGAEASVKNGDKVNPGDILAQTRLTAANGGVVRMSPDSREIEIVTASVSLDQAKVRIESDGGREQYIIYTADNRKFLLKATPGTKVQNNQIVAELIDDRYRTETGGIIKYGGLTIGKGNRKQGYEIEKGGSLLWIPEESHEVNKDISLLIVEDGEYVEAGAEVVKDVFCQSSGIAEVVQKNDILREIIIKPGEIHQLDDPKSDWHEQLIQPGTEVLPGVTVEELRYGEVVETTEGPALILRPVKEFEVADEPSIPSQASINQDDGRQIELRSVQRIFYKDGERVKSVSSLSLLSTQLVLEIDTTEESDVIANLSADIELQPDDDDSDTKRLQMVILESLVLRRDTDVDPHSGQIQTRVLVKDGQEITKGATIARTEIQCKSSGEVQGIQEGSEAIRRILVVRDSDLITHELDVAQNDCNCKEGDLLVSGSEIAPGVRTEQSGRVVEITEKAEGKTRIILRHTRPYRVSQGAVLHIDHGDLVQRGDNLVLLVFERSKTGDIIQGLPRIEELLEARKPKEACVLSRSSGVCQVVYEENETVDIKIIEDDGVVSDYPIKPGQNAIVSDGQVVEAGEPLTDGPANPHEILETYFNYHLPEKGCYEASLIGLQKAQLFLVRQVQSVYQSQGIDISDKHIEVIVRQMTAKVRVDDGGDTIILPGELLELRQIEQVNEAMSITGGAPAQYTPVLLGITKASLNTDSFISAASFQETTRVLTEAAIEGKSDWLRGLKENVIIGRLIPAGSGFNTHDEPMNVRGDMDSSLRSNAVYGYGGDFESYRLGEDINASPDETPRRSYKNLSDDENVILDDKTARAYTGLDPSAIEPEG
- the rpoB gene encoding DNA-directed RNA polymerase subunit beta, with protein sequence MTNLTYNLLPDLIEIQRSSFRWFLEEGLIEELNSFSPITDYTGKFELHFLGENYRLKEPKYSMEEAKRRDSTYNVQVYVPTRLIDKESGEIKEMEVFVGDLPLMTDRGTFIINGAERVIVNQIVRSPGVYYKAETDKNGRRTYSASLIPNRGAWLKFETDKNGLVWVRIDKTRKLSAQVLLKAIGLSDNEIMDGIRHPDFYQKTLDKEGNPSEEEALLELYRKLRPGEPPTVSGGQQLLESRFFDSKRYDLGRVGRYKLNKKLRLTVPDTTRVLTTTDILAAVAYLINLEFDGGSTDDIDHLGNRRVRSVGELLQNQVRVGLNRLERIIRERMTVSEANSLTPAALVNPKPLVAAIKEFFGSSQLSQFMDQTNPLAELTHKRRLSALGPGGLTRERAGFAVRDIHPTQYGRICPVETPEGPNAGLIGSLATYARVNPYGFIATPYYPVKNGRVLRDDAPVYLTADEEDDMRVAPGDVATDDDGYILGDTIAIRYRQEFSTCASDEVDYVAISPVQIVSVATSLIPFLEHDDANRALMGSNMQRQAVPLLRPERPLVGTGLEAQAARDSGMVVVSRTHGIVTYVDANVVRVRVEEGNNGLYAPDPGEEITYKLQKYQRSNQDTCLNQRPLVYAGEDVVPGQVLADGSSTEGGELALGQNVLIAYMPWEGYNYEDAILISERLVYDDVYTSIHVEKFEIEARQTKLGPEEITREIPNVGEDALRNLDERGIIHIGAWVEAGEILVGKVTPKGESDQPPEEKLLRAIFGEKARDVRDNSLRVPNGEKGRVVDVRVFTREQGDELPPGANMVVRIYVAQKRKIQVGDKMAGRHGNKGIISRILPIEDMPYLPDGTPIDIALNPLGVPSRMNVGQVFECLLGWAGENLAMRFKMMPFDEMYGKEASRETVHGKIQEAARKPGRSWVYDEQNPGKIQVFDGRTGEPFDRPVTIGKAYMLKLVHLVDDKIHARSTGPYSLVTQQPLGGKAQQGGQRFGEMEVWALEAYGAAYTLQELLTVKSDDMQGRNEALNAIVKGKPIPRPGTPESFKVLMRELQSLGLDIAVHKLEALEDGSSRDVEVDLMADTPRRTPNRPTYESLQREETTEEV